The following coding sequences are from one uncultured Desulfobacter sp. window:
- a CDS encoding DMT family transporter — MKFLFLLGLAFAAGMLGPVQAGMNAKIGKALNDPFYAALISFAVGTAGLLAYALAGRMDFSVVRTVSGVHWSLWLAGLLGAFYVTATIVLAPRLGTTLTFGLVVAGQLTMAVIMDHFGLFGMPVQPVNWFRLAGIVLIVGGTMLIRWF; from the coding sequence ATGAAGTTTCTATTTTTGCTGGGGCTTGCCTTTGCTGCCGGTATGCTGGGACCGGTTCAGGCCGGAATGAATGCAAAGATCGGCAAAGCCTTGAACGATCCTTTTTATGCGGCCCTTATTTCATTTGCCGTGGGCACGGCAGGGCTTTTAGCCTACGCCCTGGCAGGCAGGATGGACTTTTCAGTCGTTCGCACTGTCTCCGGTGTCCACTGGAGTCTATGGCTGGCCGGACTTCTTGGGGCCTTTTATGTAACCGCCACCATTGTTCTTGCGCCAAGATTGGGCACGACCCTGACCTTTGGTCTGGTGGTGGCGGGACAACTGACCATGGCTGTGATCATGGATCATTTTGGTCTGTTCGGCATGCCGGTTCAGCCGGTGAACTGGTTTCGCCTTGCCGGTATTGTGTTGATCGTTGGCGGCACCATGTTAATCCGGTGGTTTTAG
- a CDS encoding M20 family metallopeptidase, producing MSSLEQLTKSILSAHEKDLLSLVGKIHGTPELSGNETQASAWQVDLLESWGFSVETEYKGLATAFKATAGQNGPHICFMAEYDALPGIGHGCGHNLIAGVALGAGVVLKHLLSHHNLPGRVTVMGTPAEEQRGAKIDLIKAGALKDVDLVLMAHPSHKATAPYVGESGIRQFMISFTGKTAHAADSPEKGINALDALRLLFNGVDAWRQQLTETSRVHGVIRDGGQAPNIIPEFARAEFYLRDFDLNYLDQMQARFENIAKGAALMTDTKFKLSQSPNPYKPGIPNEPLNQLFFSLARDAGMQPQWPEPARSSSDFGDVTYEVPAMHAYFNITEDNPDITIHTRAFAQAAATDVAFSQMKKTARILAQMAWRFMTDHDFRGKVRQAFPFNR from the coding sequence ATGAGCTCCTTAGAACAACTGACCAAATCCATATTGAGCGCCCACGAAAAAGATCTGCTGTCCCTGGTCGGCAAAATCCATGGGACACCGGAACTTTCCGGAAACGAAACCCAGGCATCTGCCTGGCAGGTAGATTTGCTCGAGAGCTGGGGATTTTCCGTTGAGACAGAATATAAGGGGCTTGCCACGGCCTTTAAAGCAACAGCAGGCCAAAACGGGCCGCACATCTGTTTCATGGCTGAATATGATGCCCTGCCCGGCATAGGTCACGGATGCGGCCATAATCTCATCGCCGGTGTAGCCCTGGGCGCGGGGGTGGTGCTGAAACATCTTTTATCCCATCACAATTTACCCGGCAGGGTTACGGTGATGGGCACCCCCGCCGAAGAACAGCGCGGCGCCAAGATTGATCTGATCAAGGCCGGCGCTTTAAAGGATGTGGACCTGGTGCTCATGGCCCACCCCTCGCACAAAGCCACAGCCCCCTATGTCGGAGAGTCCGGTATCAGGCAATTCATGATCTCCTTTACGGGAAAAACCGCCCATGCAGCTGATTCACCGGAAAAAGGCATCAACGCCCTGGACGCCCTGCGCCTTTTGTTCAACGGTGTGGACGCCTGGCGCCAGCAGCTCACTGAAACCAGCCGGGTCCATGGGGTAATCCGGGACGGCGGCCAGGCCCCCAACATTATCCCGGAATTTGCCCGGGCCGAGTTCTATTTGCGCGATTTTGACCTTAACTATCTTGATCAGATGCAGGCCCGGTTTGAAAATATTGCCAAGGGCGCTGCGCTGATGACCGATACAAAATTTAAATTATCTCAAAGCCCCAACCCTTATAAACCGGGCATTCCCAATGAACCGCTCAACCAGCTCTTTTTTTCACTTGCCCGGGATGCCGGCATGCAGCCCCAATGGCCTGAACCCGCCCGCAGCTCATCGGATTTTGGAGATGTCACCTATGAAGTACCGGCGATGCACGCCTATTTTAACATCACCGAGGACAATCCCGACATAACCATCCACACCAGGGCGTTTGCCCAGGCAGCAGCCACGGACGTTGCCTTTTCCCAGATGAAAAAAACCGCCCGGATTCTGGCCCAAATGGCCTGGCGATTCATGACGGATCACGACTTCAGAGGCAAAGTCCGGCAGGCGTTCCCCTTTAACAGATAA
- a CDS encoding zinc ribbon domain-containing protein — MPIYEYTCKACGKNFETLVMGSDTPSCPECSSEDLARMMSKCGFVSKSTGPGGQVQTTTSAGSSACSGCTSTNCGTCSSNSSSLTIG; from the coding sequence ATGCCGATTTATGAATATACCTGCAAAGCCTGCGGTAAAAATTTTGAAACCCTGGTAATGGGAAGTGATACGCCGTCATGCCCGGAATGCAGCAGCGAAGACCTTGCACGGATGATGTCAAAATGCGGATTCGTATCCAAATCCACCGGTCCCGGGGGCCAGGTTCAGACAACCACATCAGCCGGCAGCTCTGCCTGTTCCGGCTGCACATCAACAAATTGCGGTACCTGCAGCAGTAACAGCAGCAGTCTTACGATCGGGTAA